GATCGCCATCCCGATCATCACCGCCGGCAACCTCACCGGCATCGACTACCAGCACATCGGCGCGATCGTCGGCCACCAGACCCCGTTCCTCGCCGCGCTCGTGCCGCTGTTCCTGATCTTCCTGGTCGACGGCCGACGCGGCCTGCGCCAGCTGTGGCCGCTCGCGCTCGTGGTCGGCGTGGTCTTCGCGGTCAGCCAGTACGTCTCCTCGAACTTCCTCTCCGTCGAGCTCACCGACATCGTCGCCTCGCTCATGGGCCTCGCCGCCGCGGTGCTGATGCTCCAGGTGTGGAAGCCGGTGGGCGGTCACGACGCGCTGGAGAACATGACCCACGAGCGCGAGCGCGAGCAGGCCGAGGACCCCGATCCGAGCGCCGCCGGCGGCGCTCTCGCGACCGCCACCCGGACCCAGGTGCAGCTCACCCCGGGCAAGGTCTTCATGGCGCTGTTCCCCTACCTGCTGGTGATCCTCATCTTCTCGGCCTCCAAGCTGGTCCCGCCGCTGACGGCGTGGCTCGCCTCGACCGACGTGAAGATCCACTGGCCGGGCCTGGACGGGAACGTCACCAATGCCGCCGGCGAGGTCACCTCCAGCACCGTCTACACCTTCCAGTGGCTCTCCTCCCCCGGCACGCTCCTGCTGCTGACCGGCGTGATCGTCGCGATCGTGTACCGGATGAAGATCGCCGACGCCGTGGACGTCTACGTCACCAACCTCGTGAAGATGCGCTGGTCGATCCTCACCGTCGCCTCGGTGCTGGCGCTGGCCTACGTCATGAACCAGTCCGGGCAGACCATCACCATCGGCACCTGGATCGCGGGCACCGGCGCGGCCTTCGCCTTCCTCTCTCCGATCCTCGGCTGGCTGGGCACGGCCGTGACCGGCTCGGACACGAGCGCCAACGCCCTGTTCGCCACCCTCCAGCAGACCGCCGCCGAGGAGGCCGGGCTCGACCCGGCCCTGCTGGTCGCCGCGAACACCTCCGGAGGCGTGGTCGGCAAGATGATCAGCCCCCAGAACCTCACGATCGCCGCGACCGCGGTGGGACTGGTGGGCAAGGAGTCGCTGATCTTCCGCAAGGTGATCTGGTGGAGCCTCGGCATGCTCGTGGCCCTGTGCCTGCTGGTGGGTCTGCAGTCCAGCGTCCTGTCCTGGATGATCCCGGTGCAGTGACCCCGGCCTGAGCCCCGCCCCCGCCCTGCCCGACCCGGTGACAGGTGCGGGGGCGAGGTCTAGGGTCGGGACATGGAAGACAGCGCCGTCACCGCCAGCCCCGCCCCCACCAGCCCCGCCCCCGACATCAAGCCCCGCAGCCGCACCGTCACCGACGGGGTGAGCGCGACCGTCTCCCGCGGCATGCTGCGCGCCGTGGGGATGGGCGACGCCGACTGGGACAAGCCCCAGATCGGCATCGCGAGCTCCTGGAACGAGATCACCCCCTGCAACCTGTCCCTGGACCGCCTCGCCCGCGCGGCGAAGGAGGGCGTGCACTCGGGAGGCGGCTTTCCCCTCCAGTTCGGCACCATCTCGGTCTCCGACGGGATCTCGATGGGGCACGAGGGGATGCACTACTCGCTGGTCTCGCGCGACCTCATCGCCGACAGCGTGGAGACGGTGATGCTCGCCGAACGGCTGGACGGCTCGGTGCTGCTGGCCGGCTGCGACAAGTCCCTGCCCGGCATGCTCATGGCCGCCGCGCGCCTGGACCTCGCCAGCGTCTTCGTCTACGCGGGCACGATCATGCCCGGCCGCGCCTCGCTCAGCGACGGCACCGAGAAGGACGTGACCATCATCGACGGCTTCGAGGCCGTCGGCGCCTGCGCGCGCGGGCTCATGTCCCGGGAGGACGTCGGCCGGATCGAGCGCTCGATCTGCCCGGGCGAGGGCGCCTGCGGCGGCTTCTACACCGCCAACACGATGGCGACGGTCGCCGAGGCGATCGGCATGTCGATCCCCGGCTCGGCGACGCCCCCGTCGGCCGACAGACGCCGCGACGAGCACGCGCGCCGCGCCGGCGAGGCCGTCGTCGGGATGCTGCGCCAGGGACTGACCACCGGCGACATCATGACCAAGGCCGCCTTCGAGAACGCGATCAGCGTGGTCCAGGCCTTCGGCGGCTCCACCAACGCCGTGCTCCACCTGCTCGCGATCGCGCACGAGGCCGACGTCGACCTGACGCTCGAGGACTTCGCCAGGATCGGTGCGAAGGTGCCGCACCTCGCGGACCTGAAGCCCTACGGCCGCTACGTCATGAACGACGTGGACCACGTGGGCGGCATCCAGGTCGTGATGAAGACGCTGCTGGACGAGGGTCTGCTGGACGGCGACTGCATGACCGTCACCGGCCGCACGATCGCGGAGAACCTCGAGGTCCTCGCGCCGCGTCCGGCCGACGGGTCCGTGCTGCGCCCCGCCTCCGCGCCGATCGCCCCGACCGGCGGGATCACAATCCTGCACGGCTCGCTCGCGCCCGAGGGGGCGGTGGTGAAGTCGGCCGGTTTCGAGCAGGACGTCTTCGAGGGGACCGCCCGCGTGTTCGAGCGGGAGCAGGCGGCGCTGGACGCGCTGAACGACGGCACCATCGATCACGGCGACGTGGTGGTGATCCGCTACGAGGGCCCCAAGGGCGGGCCCGGCATGCGCGAGATGCTCGCGATCACCGGCGCGATCAAGGGCGCCGGGCTCGGCAAGGACGTGCTGCTCATGACCGACGGGCGCTTCTCCGGCGGCACGACGGGGCTGTGCGTGGGCCACATCGCCCCCGAGGCGGTGGACGGCGGGCCCATCGCGTTCGTCCGCGACGGCGACCGGATCCGTCTCGATGTCGCGAGCGGCGCGCTGGACCTGCTGGTCGACGAGGCGGAGCTCGCGGCGCGCCGCGAGCGGTGGGAGCCGCTGCCGCCCACGGTCACCAAGGGCGTGCTCGGGAAGTACGTGAAGCTCGTCCAGTCCGCCTCGCGTGGGGCGATTCTCGGGGACTGAGGTTCGCCCCCTCGGGTAACCCAGGCGCGCTCAGTCCAGGCGCGAGGAGAGCAGGCAGAACTCGTTGCCCTCGGGGTCGGCGAGCACGGTCCAGTCCACGACCGACTCGTCCTGGCCGACGTCGACCCGGCGGGCGCCGTGGGCGAGCAGACGCTCGATCTGCGCGTCGCGGTCGTCCTCGGCATGCGGGGCGAGGTCGAGGTGGAGACGGTTCTTGACCTGTTTGGCGCCGTCGACCCTCACGAAGGCGAGGCCGGGCGGGAAGCGGTGCCAGCGCTCGGCGGGCACCGGGCCGTCCGCGAGCAGCTCGGGCGGCATGTCGCCCGGGATCACCAGGCCCCCCTCGTCGCTCTCGTCGACCACCACCCCCTCGAGCGCGGCAGCCCACCAGCGGGCCTGGGCGCGGGGGTCGAGACTGTCGACGACGACGGTGTACCAGCGCAGACGCATCGGAGGGTCCTCCCCTCGGGGCGCCCGTGGGCGGACGTCCGTGGAGCTCCACCGTAGGCATCGGCCCGTGACGCGTCCAGGCTGCGACACATCCGGGCTGCGACACGTCCGGGTTCCCGGGGCATCGCTCCGTTCATCTGTCGCACCCCGCTCCTAGGGTCGGAGCATGTCGTCGTCGCGTCGCACCCCTGCACGCGCCGCCCTGGACTCCACGGTCCGGGCCGAGCGCGAGCGGATCCGCGCGCTCCTGCTGGAGCTGCGCCCGGCGCTCGGCGCGCGCCTGGTCGTCGGCCCGAGCGGGGCGCTCGTGATCCCGCTGCGCACCGGCGGCAGCGTCGAGATCGGGCGGATGCGCCGGCGGGGCGCGGCGCGCTGGGTGGTGGTGGCTCCGTCGGCCGACGGGGCCCGCGTGCGCGAGCCGGTCAGTCTGCGCTCGGTGGCTCGCGCGGCGGTCGCCGCGGTCGACGAGGGCGAGTCGGGCCGCGCGCTCAGCGCGGTGCGGTAGAGCTTCTCGGCGCGGCGCGGCAGCGCGCTCAGCGCGGGGCGATGACGTCCGCGAGCACCTCGATCTGGGGGCGCAGCACGTCCTCGCCGAGGGCCACCGCGTCGGCGCCGAGCTGGCCGAAGAGGTGGGCGCTCAGCACCCCGACGAGCCCGCTCCACACCGTGATCGCGCGGACGGCGGTCTCCGGCGCGGCGTCGACGTCGAACTCGGCGAGGGTCTGCGTGAGGAGCTCCCGGACCGCCGGCGCGAGTGCCGGCGCGTCCTCTGCCGGCGCCCCGCCCTCCCGGGCCTGGTCCACGCCCTCGCGGGCCTGGTCGCCGCCCTCCCACGCTGCGTCGGCCGCGATCTCGAGCACCCGGCGGGTCACGCGCGTGCCTGCGGCGTTGGTGGTCTCTGCCGGGGCCGCGTCGCCCTGCACCGGGGTGCCGTAGAGCAGCGTCCACCGCGCCGGCTCGGCGAGCGCCCAGCGCGTCATCGCCCGGCGAGCGCGAGGAATCGTGCGCGGGATCTCCGGGCTCTGGTACGGGCCGTGCGTGATGCGGCCGGGGCGGCTCGAGACCGAGGAGGGCCTCGTCCCGATCCCGTGGGAGCAGGCGATCGTGACGACCCTCGGGGCGGCGATGCGGGCCGGGAGCTCCGCCGAGCGGGCGGGTGCTAACGTCGCGGGATGAGCGAGACCGCCCAGACTCCCCCTGATCAGCCTGCCCAGCCCGCCCAGCCTGCCGAGTCCGCGTCCCTGCACCTGGACGTCGTGATCGAGCGGCCCTGGCAGGAGGTGTACGCCTACGCGAGCGCTCCGCGGAACCTGCCGACCTGGGCCGCGGGGCTCGCGGGCAGCGAGGTGAAGCGCGAGGTCACGCAGTGGTCGATGAACTCGCCGATGGGGCGGGTGCTCGTCTCCTTCGTGCCGGAGAACCCCTACGGGGTCATGGACCACACCGTCACGCTCCCCTCCGGTGAGTCGGTGCTGAACCCGCTGCGGGTGATGCCGCTGGAGGAGGGGCGCTGCGAGGTCCTGTTCACGCTGCGCCGCGGGACGATGACCGAGGCGGAGCTCGCCGAGGACGCGGACGCCGTGCGCGCGGACCTGCAGCGTCTGAAGGAGATCTGCGAGCAGGCGTGAGCGCCTGGAGGGCGTGAGTGCCTGGCGGGTGTGAGCGTCGGGCCAGCCCGACATCGACGCTCCCGGTGACAGGATGGGGCCGACGGGACGTGTGCCCGAGAGTGAAGGCATGACCACCATGACCCTGCCCCGGACCGCCCCGGACGACTCCTCCCCCGCCCGTCGCCGCTCGCTCGGCGCCTGGACCTCGAGCATCGGCCGCTTCCTCGCCTACTCGCTGATCGCGCTGATCCTCGGCGGGCTCGGCTTCTCCCTCGTCATCGCCCTGCTCGCCGCGGGGGTAGGGACGCTCGTGGTGTGGATCGGGGTGCCGATCCTGGTGGGCGGCGTGCTCGTCGCGCGCGGCTTCGCGATGGCCGAGCGGGCCCTGCAGGGCGCGATCCTCGGCACTGATCTTCCCGCGCCGGCGCCGCGCCGCGCGCCCGACGGGGCCGGGTGGATGCGGCGGCTGGTCACGCCGCTGACGGATCCGCAGTCGTGGCTGGACGCGCTATGGGTGGCGGTGAACTTCGTGCTGACGGTGGTGACGTTCTCGATCGCGCTGACCTGGACCGTCGGCGCGATCGGGACCGTCGGCGGGCCGGTCGCGACCCTGATCCTGGACGAGGTGCTCCCGCCCTTCCAGCGCAGCGGGTTCGCCGACCTGCTGGGCCTCTCGGGGACCACGGCCCTGCTGCTCGACATCGCGCTGCAGGTGGTGGTGGGGCTGCTGTTCCTGGTGTCGGTCGGCCCGGTGACGCGGGGGATGACCGCGCTGCACCAGGGAGTGGCGAAGGGGCTGCTGAGCTCGCGGTTCGAGGCGCAGGAGCGGCTGCGGCGCACCGAGGAGTCGCGCGCCGCGGGGCGCAGCGCGGAGTCGGCGGCGCTGCGGCGGCTGGAGCGGGACCTGCACGACGGTCCGCAGCAGCGTCTGGTGCGCGCGTCGATGGACCTCGCCCGGGTCGAGTCCCTGGCCGAGCGGGACCCCGACCGGGCCCAGGCGGTGCTGCGCGAGACCCGCGCGCAGCTCGGCGAGACCCTGGACGAGCTGCGCCGACTCTCCCGCGGTATCGCCCCGCCGATCCTCGTGGACCGCGGCCTCGCCGCCGCGCTCACCGAGCTCGCCGCGATCTCCCCGGTGCCCACGATCGTGCGCTGCGGCGAGCTGGACCTGGCCGAGCACGTGGAGATCGGCATCTACTACGTCGTCTCCGAGTCGCTGACCAATGCGGCCAAGCATTCCGGGGCGGATCATGTGCAGGTGGAGGTCGAGCGGAACGGCGAGGAGGCGCGCGTGCGGATCACGGACGACGGTCGCGGCGGCGCCGAGCTGCGCCCCGGCGGGGGTCTCGCCGGGCTCGCCGGGCGGGTCGCGTCCCTCGAGGGGCGCCTCGTGGTCGACTCCCCGGCCGACGGGGGCACCCGGATCGAGGCGGTGATCCCATGCGCATCCTGATCGCCGACGACTCCGCACTGCTGCGCGAGGGGCTGCGCCTGCTGCTCGAGGACGCCGGGCACGAGGTGGTCGACGCCGCCGCGACCGGCACCGAGCTGGTGGTGCGGGCGCTCGAGCTGCGGCCCGACCTGGTCGTCTCCGACATCCGCATGCCGCCCAGCCACACCGACGAAGGTCTGCGGGCGGCCAAGGAGATCCGCGCCCGCTGGCCCGAGGCGTCGATCGTGCTGCTCAGCCAGTACGTGGTGGTGTCGTATGCGACCGAGCTCGTCGAGTCCGGGGAGCAGGCGACGGGGTACCTGCTGAAGGACCGCGTGTTCGACATCCGCTCGTTCCTCGAATCGATCGAGCGGGTCGCCGACGGCGGCGTCGCGATAGACCCCGACGTGGTGGGGCAGGTGCTGGCGTCTCGTCGGCGGACCCCGCTGGACGACCTCACCCCGCGCGAGCGGGAGGTGCTCGAGCTGATGGGCGAGGGGCTGACCAATGCCGCGATCGCCCAGCGCCTGTTCATCAGCGGCGGCGCGGTGGAGAAGCACACCCAGCGGCTGTTCGCGAAGCTCGGCCTCAGCGAGGACGCGAGCGTGCACCGCCGGGTGACCGCGGTGCTGACACTGCTGGGGTCGTAGGGGGTTGGGGCGCGGTCCGGCTTCGGCCCGGCTGCCGCGAACCGACCCGACCCCCTGGAACCGCGCCAGCGCCGCTCCCCCGTCCTCGACCGTTCCTCCACAGAGGTCATTCATCCACATTTTTTGCGACGCACTTGACACATTCTTTCGAGCCGCGACAACAAATGCCCCGACATCACCCCTGTGACACCACCTGAGACTCCTCTCCCTCATAACGACCTGCGCTCTCACACCCCCGACCCCGCGACCGCCCCTCCACACAGGGCAGTTTTCCACCGCTCTATCCACATTCTTAGAACACACGGTGGAGGTTGTCCCCAATTTACGCCCGGGTCTGGTGTCGCGATTCGCACATCCGTACGATCGAGGCATGGACACCATCAGATCGCAGGCCGACGGGGACCGCCCCGGTGGGGACGATCCCCACCGGGACGGCGGGCCCGTCGGCGTCGATGTGCTGGACCGTGCCGCCGCCGAGATCGCGGCCCTCGAGGCGAGCGCGTCGGCCCGAGCCCTGCTCGCCGAGGTGCTCGCCGCGACCCTCGCCGCCTTCACCCTCACTCGCTCCACGCGCGACCCCCTGCCGGACACGGCACCGCGCAGCGCGGAGGAGGCGCTCGCGGTCGTGGCGGGGCTGGACCATCTGCGCTCCTCGCTCGCGGCACTGGATGCGAACTGGCAGGTGCGGGCCGAGCAGCGCATCACGCAGGACGACCGGGTCCGCGGCGTCCCGGCCGAGCGTCAGGGCAAGGGCGCGAACCAGGAGATCGCGCTGGCCCGCCAGGTCTCCCCTTCCTCGAACTCGTTCTCCCTCGCTGCGGCGCGGCGCCTGGTCCGTCAGCTCCCCGGCACCACCTCGGCGCTGCGTCGCGGCCGGCTCACCCCGCAGCAGGCCTCCACGATCTCCACCACCCTGGACGGTGCCGACGCGGAGACCTGCGCCCGGATCGACCGGATGATCGCCGAGGATCCGGAGACCCTGCGCGGCAAGGGCGTCAAGCGCGTCGCCTCGGACGTGCGGGAGATGATCCAGCACCTCGAGCCGGACGGCTCCCGCGACCGGGCCGAGCGCGCCGCCCGCCGCCGCCACGTGACGATGACGCCGCTGGCCGACGGGATGGCGAGGATCGGCGCGGTGGTGCCGGGACCCGACGCCGTGGCGCTGATGACCGCGCTCCAGCAACGCGCCGAGTCGCTGCGCGCTGCCGGATCCCGCACCCCGGGCCGTGCCCTCGAGGCGGACCTTCTTGTCGACGCGGTGCTCGGCGCCCATGAGGCGGGATGGGACCTGGTCGCGGCACCGGAGGAGACCGCGGCTGAGCGCGACGGGCAGGAGTCTGCCGCCGTCGCCGCCGAGAGCCCGTCGGCCGACGGCTCGAGCACAGGCTCCATCCTGGTCGAGACCGAGCGCGCCCCCGGCGCCGGCCTTGAGGTGGTCTCAACCGGCGACTCCGGCGCTGCGTCCGCTGCGGACCCTGCCACCAGCGCTGAGGACCTCACCCCGGCACCCGGCACATCGGCCACCGCCACCCCGGAGCCCGGGCCCCTTCGGCCGCGCCCTCGACCCACGCTCCAGATCGGCATCGTCATCACCGACACCGCGCTGCTCGGCCGCGAGGACGAGCACGAGAGCGCCCGCCTTGACGGATTTGGCGGGATCCCCGCGCACGTCATCACCGACACGCTGCGGGGTCATCCACCAGGGCGAATCACTCCCGGACCGGACGACCCGCTCGGAGAGCACCCGGATCAGAGGATCAGCGCGTTCTACCGTCGCCTCTACACGAGTCCCCGCACCGGGGAGCTGATCGGCATGGAGTCCCGCGCCCGGGCGTTCCCCGCCGGGCTCGCCACGCTCATCCGCTGGCGCGACGTCACCTGTGCGACCCCGTGGTGCAATGCCGTGATCCGCCAGATCGACCATGTGCTCCCCCACCACCGCGGAGGCGGGACGACCTTCGAAAACGGGCAGGGGCTGTGCGCCCGCTGCAACCAGGCCAAGGAGCATGGGACCTGGAGGATCGTCCCGCTCCGGGGCGGGAGGGGGTCGGCCGACGACGTCCCTGAGGGTGCACTCCCGACCGAGGGGGCCCTCCCGCCCGACGGATCACTCCCACCCCAGGGCTCGGGGAGGGAATGGTCGAGCCCTCACGGGGCGGTCGGGATCTCCCTGCCACGACCCCTGTTCGCGCCGAGGCCGCCCGAGATCGCGGGCGACACGGAGGAGGAGGGCACTTCGGAGGAGGGCACCCCTTCAGCCGACGGCGA
This genomic interval from Brachybacterium aquaticum contains the following:
- a CDS encoding L-lactate permease; the encoded protein is MYTPDLAPLADSLTLSSLVAILPLLTIFLTLGALRWKAHWAGLTALGVAILVAVLVYQMPVGLVGLSATQGFTFGLFPIMWIVLNAIWLYELTVRAGRFEDLRAVIDAISDDPRVQAIIIAFCFGGLLEALAGFGAPVAITGVMLMAIGFTAMRAATVVLIANTAPVAFGAIAIPIITAGNLTGIDYQHIGAIVGHQTPFLAALVPLFLIFLVDGRRGLRQLWPLALVVGVVFAVSQYVSSNFLSVELTDIVASLMGLAAAVLMLQVWKPVGGHDALENMTHEREREQAEDPDPSAAGGALATATRTQVQLTPGKVFMALFPYLLVILIFSASKLVPPLTAWLASTDVKIHWPGLDGNVTNAAGEVTSSTVYTFQWLSSPGTLLLLTGVIVAIVYRMKIADAVDVYVTNLVKMRWSILTVASVLALAYVMNQSGQTITIGTWIAGTGAAFAFLSPILGWLGTAVTGSDTSANALFATLQQTAAEEAGLDPALLVAANTSGGVVGKMISPQNLTIAATAVGLVGKESLIFRKVIWWSLGMLVALCLLVGLQSSVLSWMIPVQ
- the ilvD gene encoding dihydroxy-acid dehydratase yields the protein MEDSAVTASPAPTSPAPDIKPRSRTVTDGVSATVSRGMLRAVGMGDADWDKPQIGIASSWNEITPCNLSLDRLARAAKEGVHSGGGFPLQFGTISVSDGISMGHEGMHYSLVSRDLIADSVETVMLAERLDGSVLLAGCDKSLPGMLMAAARLDLASVFVYAGTIMPGRASLSDGTEKDVTIIDGFEAVGACARGLMSREDVGRIERSICPGEGACGGFYTANTMATVAEAIGMSIPGSATPPSADRRRDEHARRAGEAVVGMLRQGLTTGDIMTKAAFENAISVVQAFGGSTNAVLHLLAIAHEADVDLTLEDFARIGAKVPHLADLKPYGRYVMNDVDHVGGIQVVMKTLLDEGLLDGDCMTVTGRTIAENLEVLAPRPADGSVLRPASAPIAPTGGITILHGSLAPEGAVVKSAGFEQDVFEGTARVFEREQAALDALNDGTIDHGDVVVIRYEGPKGGPGMREMLAITGAIKGAGLGKDVLLMTDGRFSGGTTGLCVGHIAPEAVDGGPIAFVRDGDRIRLDVASGALDLLVDEAELAARRERWEPLPPTVTKGVLGKYVKLVQSASRGAILGD
- a CDS encoding VOC family protein, whose protein sequence is MRLRWYTVVVDSLDPRAQARWWAAALEGVVVDESDEGGLVIPGDMPPELLADGPVPAERWHRFPPGLAFVRVDGAKQVKNRLHLDLAPHAEDDRDAQIERLLAHGARRVDVGQDESVVDWTVLADPEGNEFCLLSSRLD
- a CDS encoding TetR-like C-terminal domain-containing protein, with protein sequence MTRWALAEPARWTLLYGTPVQGDAAPAETTNAAGTRVTRRVLEIAADAAWEGGDQAREGVDQAREGGAPAEDAPALAPAVRELLTQTLAEFDVDAAPETAVRAITVWSGLVGVLSAHLFGQLGADAVALGEDVLRPQIEVLADVIAPR
- a CDS encoding SRPBCC family protein, which codes for MSETAQTPPDQPAQPAQPAESASLHLDVVIERPWQEVYAYASAPRNLPTWAAGLAGSEVKREVTQWSMNSPMGRVLVSFVPENPYGVMDHTVTLPSGESVLNPLRVMPLEEGRCEVLFTLRRGTMTEAELAEDADAVRADLQRLKEICEQA
- a CDS encoding sensor histidine kinase, coding for MTTMTLPRTAPDDSSPARRRSLGAWTSSIGRFLAYSLIALILGGLGFSLVIALLAAGVGTLVVWIGVPILVGGVLVARGFAMAERALQGAILGTDLPAPAPRRAPDGAGWMRRLVTPLTDPQSWLDALWVAVNFVLTVVTFSIALTWTVGAIGTVGGPVATLILDEVLPPFQRSGFADLLGLSGTTALLLDIALQVVVGLLFLVSVGPVTRGMTALHQGVAKGLLSSRFEAQERLRRTEESRAAGRSAESAALRRLERDLHDGPQQRLVRASMDLARVESLAERDPDRAQAVLRETRAQLGETLDELRRLSRGIAPPILVDRGLAAALTELAAISPVPTIVRCGELDLAEHVEIGIYYVVSESLTNAAKHSGADHVQVEVERNGEEARVRITDDGRGGAELRPGGGLAGLAGRVASLEGRLVVDSPADGGTRIEAVIPCAS
- a CDS encoding response regulator, coding for MRILIADDSALLREGLRLLLEDAGHEVVDAAATGTELVVRALELRPDLVVSDIRMPPSHTDEGLRAAKEIRARWPEASIVLLSQYVVVSYATELVESGEQATGYLLKDRVFDIRSFLESIERVADGGVAIDPDVVGQVLASRRRTPLDDLTPREREVLELMGEGLTNAAIAQRLFISGGAVEKHTQRLFAKLGLSEDASVHRRVTAVLTLLGS
- a CDS encoding HNH endonuclease, with amino-acid sequence MDTIRSQADGDRPGGDDPHRDGGPVGVDVLDRAAAEIAALEASASARALLAEVLAATLAAFTLTRSTRDPLPDTAPRSAEEALAVVAGLDHLRSSLAALDANWQVRAEQRITQDDRVRGVPAERQGKGANQEIALARQVSPSSNSFSLAAARRLVRQLPGTTSALRRGRLTPQQASTISTTLDGADAETCARIDRMIAEDPETLRGKGVKRVASDVREMIQHLEPDGSRDRAERAARRRHVTMTPLADGMARIGAVVPGPDAVALMTALQQRAESLRAAGSRTPGRALEADLLVDAVLGAHEAGWDLVAAPEETAAERDGQESAAVAAESPSADGSSTGSILVETERAPGAGLEVVSTGDSGAASAADPATSAEDLTPAPGTSATATPEPGPLRPRPRPTLQIGIVITDTALLGREDEHESARLDGFGGIPAHVITDTLRGHPPGRITPGPDDPLGEHPDQRISAFYRRLYTSPRTGELIGMESRARAFPAGLATLIRWRDVTCATPWCNAVIRQIDHVLPHHRGGGTTFENGQGLCARCNQAKEHGTWRIVPLRGGRGSADDVPEGALPTEGALPPDGSLPPQGSGREWSSPHGAVGISLPRPLFAPRPPEIAGDTEEEGTSEEGTPSADGDAPAEGATADPLRPGDERTAG